DNA sequence from the Pogoniulus pusillus isolate bPogPus1 chromosome 7, bPogPus1.pri, whole genome shotgun sequence genome:
CAGTGCCTGCCAGCCTGAGGACCGTGGCACCACCTCAGGTACAACAAGGACAACTTCTACAAAAAGCCAGACTGAGTCATACCCTGAATGCCAGGTTTTCCTTTAGCTGAGGAGAGTGGGGTGGGGggattagagaatcatagaatcaagcaggttggaagagacctccgagatcatccactccaacctagcacccagccctggccagtcaaccagaccatggcactaagtgccccagccaggcttggcttcaacacctccagccacacagactccaccacctccctgggcagcccattccaatgccaatcactctctctgacaaaaacttcctcctaacatccagcctagacctgccctggcacagcttgagattgtgtccccttcttctgttgctgcttgcctggcagcagagcccaaccccacctggctacagcctcccttcagtagctgtagacagcaatgagctctgccctgagcctcctctgctgcaggctgcacacccccagctccctcagcctctcctcacagggctgtgctccaggcccctccccagccttgctgcccttctctgggcaccttccagcacctcaacatctctcttgaattgagcagcccagaactagacagagATGGTTCCCAGAGGTCCTTCCCTACTcccaccattctgtggctctctgctttTCCCAGACTGGTTCTGCACTTTGAGAAGGGAGGGTTccttgctttctacaactgctGGATGTACTGGTGCTCCTCTCCCAGGGCTGATCCTGCTTCCGACATCCTGTCTGGGGAGTTCCAccgtggccaggcattggatgCTCTCCGTGCACCCCGTCCCATCTGCTACATCCTCTTagaccaaagacatttttcaggGTTAGGTGAGTTCCAGGGCAacgaaagaaaaggaagaaggtgGGTGGAATGTCTATaggttcacagaatgtcagaggctggaagggaccttcaaagcttatccagtccagtctccctgccacagcagtatcccctacaccagatcacacaagaacatgtccaggagggttttgaatatttccagagagggagactccacaacccccctgggcagcctgttccagtgctctggcactctcacagggaaaaaaaccctcctcacattcaaatgaaacttcctatacctcagcttccacccagtgccccttgtcatgtccctgggcatcacccagcagagcctggctccagcctcctggcactcacctttacatattgataagaattgctgaggtcacctctcagtctcctcttctcccagcagcacagctccagctccctcaggctctcctcataacaggctctgtgctggactctctcaagcagttccatgtccctcgtgaactggggggcccagaacaggacacagtgcTCCTAATCCAGAGCTTCTGGATGTCTGAGCCTTTCTGTGGTGGTTTAGAGCTATCACTCTAGCCCAGTTTAAAATTATTTTGGAGGTAGTTTGAATCCTACCACACTTTTATTCCTTAGCCTTATGACTTCTGGCTGGTCTTGCTGAGGAAAAGGCTTGCAGTCTATAGCCACAGGCTTCAGATGCTTGAGTGGAGTATGAAAGGCCAATGTTGCAGTGCTCAGTGAGCCATCTTGGTGTGGGTAGCTGTGTGGGCTTGTGTTTTGGATGAAAGGAAGGTTTGCTTCAAGTGTCATGGGAGGAGAACatcttccagtccaatcccAGCTGTAAGTCTGCTTGTATGCCACCTCTGATAGAAGGAATGACATTGCTAGCTTGAGGCAGATGTCATAACCCAGAGCCATAGGTTTGCATCATCTTAACAATAAACATCTTTCTTGTTCCCTTCCAGGAAACATCATTAAGAATGAGATCCTGTACCTGGCCAAGATCCATCCATTAACACCAGGCTCTCTCTTGGCTCGCTCCGACCTGGAGCGCCTGCTTGACTATGCCATTCAGTTCAGCTCTGACTGGCTGCGCGGCAAACTCTGCGGCCAGAGGCTGCACCACCACATCTACCTGAAGAAGCAGTGTCCCCTCGGGCATGCAGTGATGAAGGAAGCCTTTGGACCCTCAGATGGCTTTAAGAGGCTTACATGGTGGTgccctcagtgccagcctgtgctgctgtcgGGGGATGGGGATTCCCCTCTCATCGAGTGACCTGGCTTTCTATGTTCATCTGCTTCTGGAGGATATCTGGGTGGTCTCTCAACTATGCTCTTAGTAGTCCCAAGGGGATCTTCATGGTTTCTTTGttgagtttgttttgttggtacAGTGAGTTGATGGAGTTATGTGCTCAGTGGAGGTTACAGGAATCCTTGAAGTGCTCTGTGCCTCTGGATGCAACAAGCACTGTGACAACAGTGTAAATAGTTTGACCATTCCTGAGGTGCCTCGATCCTCCTGTGCAGAGTAGTGAATTGGAAGTGTAAGGGGTTGAAATGACCCTGTCCCTTGACCCTGGTATGGATGCAATGGCTTATGATGGAGTTAGCAAAAAGGAACATATCCCTCTGCCTCAACATGCCCATGAACTCAGTATTGGGTAATCCTGCTTCAACTTGCAGCCCAGGACCTGTGTGCAGCACTGTCATTAGGCGTGGCTAGAAATGGGAGGCTGTTCCATCTGTCAGCACAGATGCCTCCTTCCAAAGGGACAAAATAAATCTTAGCTGTGCATGGCAGAACTTGTCTCTGCACCCACAGGTGTTAGGTTTGTGGCAGAGTGACAGTTCCATtcttgctgtgaaaataaaCCCTTACCATTAAAAGCAGTGCTTGTGTTTTGGACTGCATCAAATTGTGATCTCCAAGGTAACATGAAAGCAGAAAGGTCTGGAGGTAGAAGTGATGTGCTCTCTCCTTTTCTGAGCTGTGCCCCTCCGCAGGAGGAGtaagaatcataggatggatttaggctggagaataCCTGtaaggtgatcatagaatcagtcagggctagaagggagcacaaggagcagccacttccaacccccctgccatgcccagggacaccctaccctagagcaggctgcacacagcctggcctcaaacacctccagccatggggcctcaaccacctccctgggcaacccattccagcctctcaccactctcctgctcaacaacttcctcctcacatccactctcaatctccccacctccagctttgctccactccccccactcctggcactacTCTGatgtcctgaaaagtccctccccagcttttttggaggccccttcagatcctggaaggccacaagaaggtcccctgggagcctcctctgctccaacctgcacagccccaactctttcagtctgtgctcacagcagagctgctgcagcctctcagcatcctcctggtcctgctctggacacactccagcatctccacatccatcttgtcccaggggctccagaactggctgcagtactccaggtggggtctcagcagagcagaggaggagaatcccctccctggccctgctggccacactgctgctgctgcagcccaggctctgcttggctttctgggctgcaagtgcacactgctggctcctgctgagcttctcctccagcagcacccccaagtccctctcctgagggctgctctccagccactcactgcccagcctgcatttgtgcttggcattgccctgacccagctgcaggaccttgcccttggtcttgttgaacctcctgagcttggcttgtgcccacctctgcagtctgtgcaggtgcctctggatggatccctgccctccagcctggctgctgcaccacacagcttggtgtgggcagcaaacttgctgaggctgcactcagtgcctctggccatggcacccacaaagatggtgactccattccCATggaaagcctgttccagggcttaacAACCTTTTTGGTGATAAAAGCTTTCTTAATAACCCACCtaaacctctcccagcacaacttgaggtaactccctcttgtcctattgcttatGAGAAGGGACTGACCCTCACCTTGCTTCAACCTGctatcaggtagttgtagagagtgataagggtcctctttttctcccagctgaaggacattgagatgcttgagcatgtccagagaagggcgacgaggctggggagaggccttgagcacagccctacgaggagaggctgagggagctgggattggttagcctggaggaggctcaggggtgatcttgttgaagtctacaactacctgtggggtggctgtggccaggaggaggttgctctctgtgggaatcacgttcggtggagcgctatgggaagatgactctttggtcaccaatatggttagatggtcaaatcccctttatttccgtgatacagtgacttatatgcattccagcaagaggcgtgctcagcttaagattggttacagtcagagggaccagagttacatgtaaggtgtgcataggttaacttatcacaacattctaagggtcagccttccagaccacccactccagcccccttggttatctagtctctgcccactgcagctgtgtgtgggctgctcagttgtttacatctcgatttcctagcctcgctgggaaccaaggacgttctcagcgccagttacccatgtttatgactttatgtcctcgactggtgagaaattcttccacagctctcttctctcaggtggccagcaccagaacaagaggacacagcctcaggctgtgccaggggagatttaggctggaggtgaggagaaagttcttccctgagagagtcattggacactggaatgggctgcccagggaggtggtggagtcgccgtccctggagctgttcaaggcaggactggacgtggcacttggtgccatgctctggccttgagctctgtggtaaagggttggacttgatgatctgtgaggtctcttccaaccttggtgatactgtgtgacacTGTGGTACTGTAACCCCACTCAGCTTCTTCAGGGGTTCCCTATCAGACTTGTGTTCTaccacctccaccagcttcattgcccttcgctgggcatgctccagcacctcagtgtcctttgtTGAATCGAGAGGCTCCAAACTGAACCCGCGGTTTGAGGTGtgagtgctgagcacaaaggGACGGTCACTTCTCTTTGTCCTGGCCGTGCTGGTTCtgaccccagccaggatgctgctggctgccctgccCACCTGAGCACGCTGCTGGCTTAGCGCAGAGGTGGCTGGGCGAGGTTTCACCCTGACTCCCTAGGATGGCCCTGCTGCCACGGGTGACTCCAGAGAACCCTCAGTGGGGGAAAGGGCAGAAGGTGATGCAAACAGATgcaggctcatagaatcatagaatcaaccaggttggaagagacctccaagatcatccagtccaacctagcacccagccctagccagtcaactagaccatgtcactgagtgcctcatccaggcttttcttgaagacccccaggcacggtgcctccaccacctccctgggcagcccattccaatgggaaatcactctctctgtgaaaaacttcttcctaacatccagcctatacctaccctggcacaacttgagactgtgtccccttgttctattgctggttacctgggagaagaggccaacccccacctggttacaacctcccttcaggtagttgtagacagtaataagggaGGTTGTCTGCCTGGGGCCTGGTTATACCCCAGGGGCTGCATCcgaggcaggtggggttggaaaagctGCTGTGGAGCGGAGCCGGAGGTCTCGGGTCCTGGGGACCTGCCCTCCCCGGCACCCCACGGGCCCGAGGGGTGTCTCCGCCAGCCTCCGCGGTGCGTGGGCCTCCCGTTCCTCCGGCCACCTCCTTCCCGCTCCGCGTGTGCCCACGGGCGCCGGCACCCAATCAGCGCCCGCCAGCAGCCGTCACACCAGCCCTGCCGTCTTTCTATTGGATAACGTTCCCCTGGTGCGAGCGCGCTTCCACCAATGAGCTTCCCAACCGGCCCACCGAGCGATGGGACGAGCAAGCTGATTGGCTGAGGGGCGGAGCAGAGCGGGCCCCGCCCGAGCCCGGTTAAGCACCGGGTGACGGCGACCAGGTTGGCTGCGGGGTGATGAGCGGTGTCCCCCATGGAGCTCCTGAAGAAATGGCTGGGCCACCCCGAGGAGATCTACAACCTGCTGCGGTTCAAAATGGGCGGCTACCGGGTCGTCACGCCGCGGATCGACCCGGTGAGGGGCCGGGCGGTGGTGGCGGGGGATGCTCTTCGTGGTCACCGCCTGTCGGGCAGTGCACTGTGCCTTGGGGTGTCTGTTACTACCCTGCGCGGCTGCGGCATTGCCAGGGGTGAAGGTGGCATGGCCTCCCCGTGCGCAGCGCCAGCTCGGTGTTAAGCTGAGGGCGGCACCAGGTGTATTGCTGCGGGTCCGGCCTTTATCGCGCCTCACTTGGGGCTGGTACGCTCCTTGTATTGCCCTGGCTCCGAGCGATGCACCGACCTGGGTGCTCTGCGTGCCTTGTACCGGCTTCCAGTGTTACACAGCCCTGGCGTTTTGTAGCCGGGCTCCGTGCCTCCCGTTCATTGCACGGCTCCAGGTGCCGCACGGGGCCGGTGCTTTGACCCAGCTTCTCGTTTCGTGCGCTTTGCATAGGGCCGGTACCCTTTATGCATCACACCGTCTCCGGGCGCTGCGCGGTCCTGATGCCGTGTGCCGGTTTGGTGCTTCCCGTGCGCTGCACGGCTCCGGGCATAGCTCGGGCCAGGTGCCTTGCATCGGCTCCGAGTGATGCTCCGTCCCGGTGCCTCGCACTGCCTTCATGCTTCCCGCGCATCGCACGGCCTCGGAGCcgggcactgccctgctccggTGCCTCCCGTGCCCGGCCCCTCCGCGGGCACTGTCCGGCCCCAGGGCGGTCCCCGCTCGGGTTAAGGGGGCGGGCGGAGGGTTGGGCTGGGCCGGGCcggagaaggggggagagggggtgcGGGGGCGGAGCGGGCTGGAGCCCCCCATGGCGGCCAGCTCCAAAGCCGTGTCCCTGTTCAAGCGGACGCTGACCTTTTCGCCACCTCGGGGCTCCCCGAGGGCCTTGGGGCGGCTGCGGAGCGGCGGGCGGGGGGTTCGGCAGCCTGGCGTGCCCGCGGCCCCCCCGCCGGCCGCAGCCCCCCGCCTTCAGCCGCCCCCTCGCACCCCAATGTGCCTGCAGGACTCGCTGGGAGGAGGCCTCCGAACCTGCTACCGGTACCTCAACCAGACCAGCCGAAGCTTCGCCGCTGTCATTCAGGCCCTGGACGGAGAGCTGCGGTGAGCTGGGGGGACCCTGGGGTGTGTGATGGTCCCTCACGCCCGGGGTCCTTGGGAGGTGGCAGGTGCAGTGGGGCCCTGGGGGAGCTGCCAGGAGATGGCCCAGGCAGTGCCCGCCTGTGCTGTTTCTTCAgcggagctgctggggcaggcttcGCCGCCCACCCCCGTGCAGCACATTGCCAGGGTGCGgggtgaggaggctgggggaCGCTGGGTGCACTCCCGCCCCAAGCAGCTGAGGTTTCGCAGGTCCCAGCTGAGTGGGTGTCGATTCCCTGAGCTGGCTTCCCtggccagcagccctgggagtGGGCACTGCAGTTCCCGGCCAGCCCAGCACGGCTCCTGGCCGGGTGCTATTTGTGACACCTGGAGAATGTGTCCCAGCAGTGCCAAGGCTGTCGGTGCATTTCGGGCTGGCTCGGAGGGAGGAGGTGGTCAAGAATCTGAGGCTGACTGAGAGATTGGACACTGCCTGGAAAACTGCTGCCTCCAAACCTGTGGGATCATTGGAGGGAGTTTGCTGCacccttggggttttttttcctccttttttttgctgttcagagtttgctgagctgggcaggagagctTTAGGTGGCACAAAGCTGAGCTGGCCTGGAGCCTCGTGTGGGCACTATATGGCTCTATAGAACTCCTTATATCCCTATGGTAATTGCACATTTCAGCGTGTAGGTGCCTCCAGTTAATCTTAAAATGGCTCAATTGTCTAAGTTAGGGCTTCCCAGAAGTTGCACTGGACACGTCCAGTGCTGTGGTTGTGACTTCAGCTGCAGGCGCCAGCCCCAACACTGGATTAGCTGTGTGAGCCCTGGTTTGGCACTGTGGATGTTGCCTTGTAGCTGGCATCCAGGATCTGTGATAtgttctgcagcctcctttacaggaaaggcagagaaattCAGCAGCTTGGCTGGGGTTGTGTGGAAAGGTACAAATAGAGCCAAGAAtgaaacttctctttttttcatgtttctgtattagctaaggagagacatgttgaggtgctggaaagtgtccagagaagggtgacgaagctggtgaggggcctggagcacagccctgtgaggagaggctgagggagctgggggtgtgcagcctgcagcagaggaggctcagggcagagctcattgctgtctgcagctgcctgaagggaggctgtagccaggtggggttgggctctgctgccaggcaagcagcaacagaacaaggggacagtctcaagttgtgccaggggaggtctaggctggatattgttaggaagttcctggcagagagagtgattggcattggaatgggctgcccaggaaggtggtggagtctctgtgcctgaggtgttgaagccaagcctggctggggcacttagtgccatggtctggccagggctgggtgctaggttggactggctgagcttggaggtctcttccggcctgcttgattctatgataatgtaGAAGttaagggagaaaaaaggtCAGTCAATAAACCACCTTGAAACCTGTTAGCAATGTCTGCATGTGGGGTGCTTGTTTTGATCTGTGTGCAGATGACttgctttgtgctgctctttAATCCTTGCACCACAGTTGGCTCCAATCAGGAAGGCTCCCATCCCTCAGGGCATGGAAAGTCTGTCTGGTATCCTAAAAATGCTATTGCTGGATTACTGCATCCTCTGACTGCATAGGGATCTCTGCTGAACTGCAGTTGGCTCTGTAGTGgagcaggagaaagctgtttTCAAAGCACCGTGGCTCTGCTGAAGAGTTCAGGGACAAAAGAGGGACAtaaaaatcataggatcatagaatgacttgaatTGGAGGGgctcttaaaggtcatctgtcTCAACCtctctgcactgagcagggacaccttcaactaggtcaggttgctcagagttccATCCAACTTTACCTGTAATGTTTCCGGGGATGGAGCATCTAACACCCCTTTGGGCAACCTAgaccagtgtttcaccaccttaaTCATAAGCAATTCCTTCTACCTAATCTAAGTCTTCCCtctttcagagaatcat
Encoded proteins:
- the NEIL2 gene encoding endonuclease 8-like 2 isoform X1 codes for the protein MPEGPLVRKFQLLTSPFVGQVVSKVGGSTRKINRNDLNALRLQDCQVHGKKLYLAFVAAESPLAPAAGETALQTEAASEASSSGYGGQEGDCAPQTQLQDEDLQELQHTGSEVLDAAEGVSHWLRFHFGLFGSVRANELSRATKANKRGDWKDPIPRLVLHFEKGGFLAFYNCWMYWCSSPRADPASDILSGEFHRGQALDALRAPRPICYILLDQRHFSGLGNIIKNEILYLAKIHPLTPGSLLARSDLERLLDYAIQFSSDWLRGKLCGQRLHHHIYLKKQCPLGHAVMKEAFGPSDGFKRLTWWCPQCQPVLLSGDGDSPLIE